The Bos indicus x Bos taurus breed Angus x Brahman F1 hybrid chromosome 13, Bos_hybrid_MaternalHap_v2.0, whole genome shotgun sequence genome includes a region encoding these proteins:
- the ID1 gene encoding DNA-binding protein inhibitor ID-1: protein MKVASGSAAAAAGPSCALKAGKAAGGAGEVVRCLSEQSVAISRCAGGPGARLPALLEEQPVNVLLYDMNGCYSRLKELVPTLPQNRKVSRVEILQHVIDYIWDLELELNSESHVGTPGGRGLPARAPLSTLNGEIGALAAEAACVPADDRILCR from the exons ATGAAGGTCGCCAGTGGCAGTGCCGCGGCCGCCGCGGGCCCCAGCTGCGCGCTGAAGGCCGGCAAGGCGGCGGGCGGCGCGGGCGAGGTGGTGCGCTGCCTGTCCGAGCAGAGCGTGGCCATCTCGCGCTGCGCGGGCGGCCCCGGGGCGCGCCTGCCGGCCCTGCTGGAGGAGCAGCCGGTGAACGTGCTACTCTACGACATGAACGGCTGCTACTCGCGCCTCAAGGAGCTGGTGCCCACCCTGCCCCAGAACCGCAAGGTGAGCAGGGTGGAGATCCTCCAGCACGTCATCGACTACATCTGGGATCTGGAGTTGGAGCTCAACTCGGAATCCCACGTCGGGACCCCCGGGGGCCGGGGGCTCCCCGCCCGGGCTCCGCTCAGCACTCTCAACGGCGAAATCGGCGCCCTGGCGGCAGAG GCGGCGTGTGTTCCAGCGGACGATCGTATCCTGTGTCGCTGA